In Streptomyces sannanensis, the DNA window CGCTCCTGGAGCTCGTCGAGCAGCCGGCGCTTGCTCCGCCCACGCAGCAGCAGCAGCACGAACGGGTCCCGGTCGAGCAGTCGCGCCACCTGGTAGCTCAGCGCCGCCGTATGCGGGCAGTGGTCCCATACGCCGCAGCCGCATCCGGGTTCCAGGTCGCCGATGCCCGGCAGCAGTTCGACCCCGGTGGCTGATGCGTCCTCCACCAGGTGGGGCGACATCTCGCGGTCCAGCAGAGCCGCGATATGTCCCGACCGGCCGGCTGCCGTGTCCAGAAAGCGATCCCATTCCGCGTCGCCCAACTGCCGCAGCAGCACATCGGCGCGATGGCCGTGCACGACCGCCGTGATCCGCCCGGGTCGTACGGAGATCGCGCCGACGGCGCCCTCGCGGGCGTACTTCCGTCCCTTTTTCAGCTGCCCGCCGTCCAGCGCCGTGTCCTCCAGCGCCTGCAGCCAGGCCCGGCCCCACCAGGTCTGCGCGAAGCCGCGCCCGTGGACCGGCGGCAGCGCCTCGAACGTCCACTCGTCCTCATACCCCCGAGTCATCGTGCGCCCCCTCGCAGTTCCACCAGGTCCGCCAGCTCGGCGTCGGACAGTTCGGTCAGCGCGGCCTCGCCCGAGCCGAGGACGGCGTCCGCCAACTCCCGCTTCCGCGCGAGCATGTCGGCGATCCGGTCCTCGATCGTGCCCTCACAGATCAGCCGGTGCACCTGCACGGGCCGGGTCTGGCCGATGCGGTACGCGCGGTCGGTGGCCTGCGCCTCCACGGCCGGGTTCCACCAGCGGTCGTAGTGCACGACATGACCGGCCCGGGTGAGGTTCAGACCCGTGCCCGCGGCCTTCAACGACAGCAGGAAAACCGGGACTTCACCGTTCTGGAAGCGGCGCACCTGCTCCTCCCGTTCGGCCACGGGGGTCCCGCCGTGCAACAGCTGCACAGGCACTCCACGGCGCGTCAGGTGATGCTCCATCAGCCGGGCCATTTGCGCGTACTGCGTGAAGACCAGCACACCCGCGCCCTCGGCGACGATCGTGTCGAGCAGTTCGTCCAGCAGCTCCAGCTTCCCCGAGCGGTTCTCGACCCTGGGGCTGTCCTCCTTGAGGTACTGCGCCGGATGGTTGCAGATCTGCTTGAGCGAGGTCAGCAGCTTCATCACCAGGCCGCGGCGGGCGAAGCCGTCCGCGCCGGAGATCTCCGCGAGCGTCTCGCGCACCACCGCCTCGTACAGGCCTGCCTGCTCCTTGGTGAGCGGTACGGCCCGGTCGGTCTCGGTCTTCGACGGCAGCTCGGGCGCGATCCCCGGGTCGGACTTGCGGCGGCGCAACAGGAAGGGACGTACGAGCCGGGCGAGCCGCTCGGCGGCGGCGGGGTCGCCGCCGCTCTCGACGGCCCGGGCGTAGCGGGTACGGAACGTACCGAGTCGCCCCAGCAGCCCCGGCGTCGTCCAGTCGAGGACCGCCCACAGCTCGGAGAGATTGTTCTCCACGGGCGTGCCGGTGAGCGCGACCCGCGCCTTTGCGCCGATGGTGCGCAGCTGCTTCGCGGTCGAGGAGTGCGGATTCTTGACATGTTGGGCCTCGTCGGCGACCACCAGACCCCACTCCACCCCGGCGAGCCGACCGGCGTCCAGCCGCATCGTGCCGTACGTGGTGAGTACGAACTCCCCGTCCGCCAGTTCCTCCAGACTGCGCGCGGCGCCGTGGAAGCGGCGCACCGGGGTGCCCGGCGCGAACCTGCCGATCTCCCGCTGCCAGTTGCCCATCAGCGACGTCGGGCAGACCACGAGCGTGGGACCGGCCGTCGGCCGCTCCGTCTGCCGGTGCAGATGGAGGGCGATCAGCGTGATCGTCTTGCCCAGACCCATGTCGTCGGCGAGGCAGCCGCCGAGGCCGAGCGAGGTCATCCGGGCGAGCCAGTTGAGCCCGCGCAGCTGGTAGTCGCGCAGCCGGGCGGCGAGCGCTTCCGGCTGCCCGATCGTCTGCGTACCCTCCGGGTCGGCGAGCAGGTCGCGCAGCCCGGCCAGCCAGCCCGTGGCCTCGACGTCCACCCGTTGCCCGTCGACCTCGGCCCGCCCGGTCAGTACGGCACCGAGCGCGTCGACCGGGGTGAGCTTGCGGTCCTGGCGCGCCCGGGCGCGCCGCGCGTCCTCCGGGTCGACCAGCACCCACTGGTCGCGCAGCCGCACCACGGGACGGCTCGCCTCGGCGAGCCGGTCCAGTTCCT includes these proteins:
- a CDS encoding DEAD/DEAH box helicase, whose product is MRNHIIAAHSSPTATPSEITELARCSAVFLPAIPARAGRVAFWHPDGSEPPAVLAAAVEEVTLVADDARPCDARALVLPVGDALPVLTRARTSAQATEAVAFWGAAALLALQLAARGRLLPGLTADDHDAWRAGPLAADDLERVRTLAASMPPRAHAVPLDGTEPVRLPEPERLLRTFLDAVADGLPRTPAAPLAAGGPAFAAPAPQRVPEQRAWAAEIAAGHDAGVRLSLRVELPGLAAADAEGESPVFRAVLQIHSVSDPLLVADSAEVWAGSGPAGASFGPRARMDALVALRRAARAWAPLAPLLSAAVPDAVELADEEVTELLGEAARALAATGVQVHWPREPARGLTARAVVGPQEEDSGTAAPSFLSADALLAFNWSFALGDQRLTREELDRLAEASRPVVRLRDQWVLVDPEDARRARARQDRKLTPVDALGAVLTGRAEVDGQRVDVEATGWLAGLRDLLADPEGTQTIGQPEALAARLRDYQLRGLNWLARMTSLGLGGCLADDMGLGKTITLIALHLHRQTERPTAGPTLVVCPTSLMGNWQREIGRFAPGTPVRRFHGAARSLEELADGEFVLTTYGTMRLDAGRLAGVEWGLVVADEAQHVKNPHSSTAKQLRTIGAKARVALTGTPVENNLSELWAVLDWTTPGLLGRLGTFRTRYARAVESGGDPAAAERLARLVRPFLLRRRKSDPGIAPELPSKTETDRAVPLTKEQAGLYEAVVRETLAEISGADGFARRGLVMKLLTSLKQICNHPAQYLKEDSPRVENRSGKLELLDELLDTIVAEGAGVLVFTQYAQMARLMEHHLTRRGVPVQLLHGGTPVAEREEQVRRFQNGEVPVFLLSLKAAGTGLNLTRAGHVVHYDRWWNPAVEAQATDRAYRIGQTRPVQVHRLICEGTIEDRIADMLARKRELADAVLGSGEAALTELSDAELADLVELRGGAR